ccaccacgcctggctaatttttgtatttttagtagagacggggtttcattatgttggccaaactggtctcaaactcctgacctcaggcgatccatccacctcaatctcccaaagtgctgggattgcggtcatgaaccaccatgcctggcgaacttcaccaagtttcttaacctccctgtgcctcattTCCCccaaatggggatgataataattcCTACATCATAGAGATGGCATGAGGAATGAATAAGTTACCATAGCCAGGACCTGGCACCTAATGATATCATCATTAGCTTGCATCCCACCTTGTGTTGGCCAGTAACCCTTGCTGTGGCTCACACTGTCCAGCCCATTGCATTCCTCCCATCTATAAGATCTACCCCTCTGGAGGGCCATTCCTACTAGGCCTTGGCCCTCTTCTGTCGGGCATACCCTTTCCACAGTGTGGGCCATGTCCAGCCTCAGCTAAACCTGGACTGCCCGGTCCACATTGATTTGCACGGCCAGGATGCAACCTCACAAGCTCTCCTCTCAGGCAAAGACTCTTGGTGGGTCCTGGGAGACAAGGACCACCCCTTCCTCCTCATGGGACCATGCAGAACAAGTTCCACCCCCTCTGACAGGCCATGCCCCCACCTCCAAAGGCCTGCTTATCTCTCCGATGCTTCGCCTTCCCCTCCAGCAGGGCCACCTTCTGGCCCTGAAGCTCCACCTCTGTCATCCCACCTCCAGGATGTTCTCCCACTACCAACAGCCACCCTCCCACCAAAAGACTTCCAATCAGGGCCCCGCCCCTTCATAAAGGTCCACCCACTTCTCCAACTCCACTCTACCCACCCGACTGCCATTTCAGAGACCACTGCCACCCACCCCAGCCACCCTCAGCCACTCTGGCTTTaagccttcctcctcctctcttcatCTCTCCTCTCCAGAGCTCTGGATTCCACTTGCTCCTTCCCCTAAATAGCCAGTTGCTAGGGGCTTCCCCCACCCCTTTTCAAGGACAGAGGCTGGCTCCTTAAGAAAGCTTGAGCCCAAGTGTCTCTAATTGGCTGCAACATCGAAGCAAGCAGCTAAGCAGGCTTCTGGTTGGCTGTCACTTCCGCCCATGACAGCGTGAGGAAGTTAACCCCTGTGGCACCATAGCATAGGAATCTGCAGTGGGAGTTAGAGAACCGGAACTGGGGGCCCTACGGGGAAGAGAAGAGTCCCAGggtctgttgcccagctggagacGGGGCCATCAACACCTGCATCCATGCAGGGTCTGGGGGCTTGTGAACCTCCCTCACCCCACCATGTGGTGGCCATGGGTCAGAGCAAAGGAAAGAGGGACAGAGAAGTGGAGAGTCACAGAAGCTAAgaattatttacagaaatatattATCCATCTCCCCTCCAAGCAGTGGGTGCCCAACAAATGTGTGTCAGAGTAAAAAGGACAGCTTTGCTactttctgtgtgaccttgggcaagtgacatCCCCCactgaacctcagtttttctGTCTGCAAAATGGAGAGGGGGTCATCGCGCCTTCATAGTGGAGTTGGGAAGATCAAATGAAGTAGCAAGCTTGGAAGTTCGTTGTGAGGGTttgtgttttgttcatttgtttgtccTTATGTTTGTAAGGCTGGGCCAGGATCTAAGCTATCTCAGtaggcccagggcccagcacaagatgggcacacagtaggcatcTACTCAGTGTTTGGGACCAGAATCAAGGAGAGAGGGAAATTGGGAAGacagagacaaaggaaaagggaggcttttttttgtttttccagagggaatcttgctctgtcgcccaggctggagtccaatggcacgatctccgctcacttcaacctccacctcccaggttcaagcgattcttctgcctcagcctcctgcatagctgggattacagacacgtgccatcacatctgcctaatttttgtattttcagtagagacggggtttcaccatgttggccaggctggtctcgaactcttgacctcaagtgagccgcccgccttggcctcccaaagtgctgggattacaggcacgagccatggcgcctggccaagaggcatttttttcattcaaccaAAACTGGgaaagcacctactatgtgccaggcctaTGGCCAAGAAAACACTGGAAAGGTAGAGATGGAGGCCAAGAGGCAGGTTTCTCAGTGAAGATCTGACAGCCAGAAGCTGGGGCTCTCCACAGGTAGGGAAACAGCTCCAGCCCCTCTGGCATCTCCATGTGAAGCCAGGCACAGGACTGAAGCATTTAACTGGTGGTCTACAATGTGCATGAGGGAGGCAGAGCTAGAAGGAGAGACATCCATGTGGCAAACAACCATTTATCAAGTGCCCACTGTGTGCCAATTCTGTGACAGAGAGCCATACCAAAAAACTACCAAgatgggccaggtgcagcggctcacacctgtaatcccagcactttgggaggccaaggcaggaggatccctttagcccaggagttcaagacctggccgtacaatatagcaagacctcatctctactaaaaaatttttttaattagcccagtgtggtgatgcatgcctgcagtcccagctactctcaggagttaggaggattgcttggagcccaaaagtttgaggctgcagtgagctaggatcataccactgcactccagcctggggtgataaagcaagaccctgcctcaaaaacaaaaaaaaaactactgagaTGGAGAGACATGGCAAGGCCAGGGCTGTAACTCATAATGTACTATGGGCCACCACCTGTTGGATTAtgagctccctgaggacagggactgGGTGGTTTCCCTGTGTCCCCAGCGCCCAGCTCAGGACAGCTTTGCACAAAGCAGGGGCTCTGTGCCTAATGAGGGCAGAGAAGGTAGAGAACAGAGAGGTGAAAGCCAGAGAATAAGGAGgtgatgggagaaaataattcttttttcaaaatgtctGTTGACACCATACGGTTTGTCCACACGAGGGCAATGGCTTCAAACCCAAGGGAGGGTGGAAATAACgtatttttctcatatgttttgttttctgtttctgtaatgtACCCAATGTGTTGGTACGGTAGTACtggtatataatttataaatataaatgtcactgtaggccgggtgcggtggctcacacctgtaatcccagcactttaggaggccaaggcaggtggatcacttgaggtcaggagttcgagaccagcctgcccaacatggtgaactgctgtctctactaaaaattcaaaacttagctCGGTGTgttggtgggtacctgtaatcccagctacttgggaggctgagggatgagaatcgcttgaactcgggaggcggagggttgcagtgagctgagttcgtgccactgcactccagcctgggcaacagagtaaggctcagtctcaaaacaaacaaacaaataaataaatgtcactgtaaatgtgtgtgtgtatttcacgCTCCAAAATGTTTAACTGAAGAGGTGCACAATCAGATTGCTTTGGGGAGCAGTGATATTGACCATGAGCCCCATGAGGCCAGGGTTCATGCTAAGCTCAGTCATTGTTAGGACTCCAGTGCCCAGCCCTGGTCGGGTTCATGTAGGTGCTCAGCGAATATTTTCTATAAGCATGAAAAATAGAGACAGTAAGAAATAGAGAGAGGAGACAGGGCACAGGAGGGCAGGGACAAGTCTCTCAGCCATCTAGAACCCTGGCTGAGCAAGAAGGCCAAGGGAATGGGCAGGTGGGAGAGAGGGTCCCCCTGGGCTTGGGAGGAGGCCCTGGGACTGCAGCACCCGCACCCACCTGTAGACGAGGGAGTCATCAACGGAGCTGTTGTACTGAACCTGGTACATGCGTATTCCGGGCACCGGCCTCTGGGCTGGCCAGCGGATGAGCACGGAGTTCGAGGTGAGCTCGGCTGCCACGAGCCGACGCTCAGCCGCAGAATCATTGGCACCTGGTCGACCCGGCGTGGCGATGTCAGAGGAGCCGGGCTCGGTGAGAGGCGGCGGGGCAGCCGGCGGGGGTGCCATCAGAGGCAGAGGTACCACGCATACCTCCACGGGCGCCGTCGCTTCCCCAGCGGCATTGGAGGCGATGCAAGTGAAGGTGCCACTGTCCCTCAAGGTGGTGATGGTCACATCCAGCGTCCCGTCCCACCGTACCCGGGTCCGGCTAGAGTTCCCCAGCAGCCGCCCATCAGGTGCCACCCAGTGCACCACCGGCTCGGGGTCACCCACCGCTCGGCAGCGCAGGCTCACCGCCTGGCCTTCCACCACCAGGGCCCGGCCCCCCGCCTGCCGCGTGATCAGCGGGGGCTCACACAGGAACTCCTCCTCGGGGATGGACCAGAAGTAGCGGTCGGTGAGGTGTTCAGGCGTGGCGCAGGTCTCTAGGTCGTCCTCGCGCGTCAGCCGCCGCAGCCAGAGCAGCTCGCAGTTGCAGTGCAGGGGGTTACCGCCGAAGCTGACGGTCAGCGGCGTGGGCGGCTTGGGCCCGGTGCCCTGCGACCTCAGGAAGAGCCCATCGGGCGGGAGTTTATGCAGGCGGTTGGAGGTCATGTCCAGGCGGACCAGCTTGTGAAGCTGCACGAAGGTCCCCTCCGCGATGTGGTCGATGAGGTTGTGGTCCAGCGTGAGGGTGTTTAGGTTCACCATCTGGCCCACCGCCTCCCACGGCAGGGCCTCCAGGTTGTTGTAGGACAGGTCCAGGTCCTCCACGGTGGACAGGAAGGCGTCAAAGGCCGCCGACTCCACCCGGCGGATCTGGTTGTTTCCCAGGATCAGGTGGCGGAGATTGCCCAGGCCGCGGAGCTGGTCTCCGCGCACCTCCGCCAGGCGGTTGCTGTCCAGGTGCAGGGCCCGGAGGGCACGCAGGTCGGCGAAGGCGCCAGCCGCCACCTGGCCGATGGTGTTCCGGGAGAGGGTGAGGTGCACCAGGCTGGTCATGTTGGCGAAGTCTCGGCGGCGCACCGCCGCGATGAAGTTGTCGGTGAGCCGCAGCTCCACCACGCGCCGGTCGATGGCGGGAGGCACAAAGAGCAAGCCGGTCTTAGCACACAGCATGGTCAGTGTGGGCGCCACGTTCTGGCAGATGCAGCGGCCGGGGCAGGGCTGGCCACGAGATGCCCCCGCCCAGAGCAGCAGCAGAAAGGGCagggcggcgggcggcggcgaAAGGAGGGCCGAGGAGAAGGGTCCTGGAGCCATGGTGCAGCGGGAAGGCAGGAGGGGTGGGAGGTGAGACCTGCCGGGGAAGGAGCCAGTTACCTAGGCATGGGACTTGGCCGCCAAGGGATGTCTTGCTACGAGTCAGACCTGGATCCCTCCCCTACCCCTACAGCTGGGTTCCATAAGATGGTGAGAGGACCCATTATCAGCTATTAACAACAGATTACAACATTTccatgctgggcacggtggctcatgcctgtaatcccagaactttgggaggccgaggcaggcggatcacctgaggtcaagatttcaagaccagcctggccaacgtggtgaaaacctgtctctactaaaaatacaaaaattagccgggcgtggtggcaggcgcctgtaatcccagctacttgggaggctgaggctagagaatcgcttgaaccggggaggtgggggttgcagtgagcggagatcgggccattgcactccagtctgggcgacagagcaagactccatcttaaaaaacaaataaaaataaaaatatttctatactgGTTGATAGATTACCCCTGCCCCTACCTTTCGTGTCCCACCCTCACCTCTGCCCCTCCTGTAGTAGCTCCCAAACCTCTCATGATCTCCCAACCAGAGGGGTGACACCTGGCCCAGCCTGGGCCCTCCAGTACCCactaaatattctaaaaaatcACTGTTAACTATGGTTTAAGGCCCTGGCTGTCCAAGCCATACTCCCTAGCTCCAAATCCCGGCTCTgatacttactagctgtgtgacctccagCAAGTGTCTGAACCTCTCTGATTCtaggtttcttcatctgtaaaagggagaTAGAAACAGGCCTtactgctgtgaggattaaatggattGATGAACATAGCATACTTAGAATAGTGCCAGGCACATAAAATATGCTTATTACATGTCAGcaatcatcatcatgatcatgaAGTGCTTAATATGTACCAGGCAGAGAACAGTGCCCTATTATTGAGAATAAGTACTTTGAAATCAAACGGactcaggttcaaatcctggttcccCTTTTGCTAGCTCTGTGACCCCCAAGCCAACAATTTCCCCTAGCTAGGCTGtaatttcttaatctgtaaattgGGATGATAACTGTACCATCTTCATTCATGTACCACCGAACATGCCTAGCatacagtaagtactcaataaatgttaagggTTTCCCCCCTCCCACCTCTGGCATTGGCAGGGAGAGTGTGAAAGTGGGAGGGACTGAGAAAAACACATCTGAGTCTTCCAGttcagcctcaggaagtccttcTCTGAGGTCTGGTTTCATCCTGGGCTCAGCTGAGCTCCCAAGCAGGGCAGACTTTCATGCTCACATCTTTGggtacacacaacacacacacactcacacactcgcACACTCACGCTATGTCTCTGCTCCAGGCAAAACCTTCCGGCAGGGATTCCCCCTGCGGCGGCTGCAGCCCACGACATGTCAGTTCCCATCACAACacagggtgggtggggggtgaaGAGGAAAGGATGGGAAGGGGGCGTCCCTGAAACTGTTTtcaccccaccctgccctgtgTCCTAGCCCCTGCTGGCCTACCTCCTGGGAATCTGTGTTTGGGGCTATGGCCTTAGGTGGCTTTGATCTTCCTGGCCTTGGGGAGGGGGCCTGGGACTGAGACcaggaaagtcagagagagaggtgaagagagacagggagagatgaggggagggagaagtggactggcaaagagagagagacagattcggagagaaacagagagacaaaaagaCAATGAGTCTGAAAGGAAGGTGAACAGACAGAAAACTGAGAGCGAAGAATGAGACACagaaaagagagacacagagatggagagaaaaatagagacagtattagagagacacagacagaagaggaaagagacagCGACTAAGGGAGACAATGACCAGGCTGAAGGCGGAAAAAGAGGCTGGATCGGGGTGTCCTACCATCTCTGAGTTCACCCCAAACCTGTCCTTCGCTCCCTATAGATCACTACTCTATAATGTACTGGAAACTCTGGCCTAGAAAGGGGGATGCCAGAATTAGGAGCCCGAGTCTGCACCTGCTTGGCTGCGGGGTCGCCAGGGCTCAGAACCCCAGTCTATGAAACAGAAGTCCAGAGCCTCGCCTCCAACAGCTGGGGTGGGACTCAAATGGagggaataataatagcaatggaaatagctaacatttatggagAGCAGTGCAGCACTGCAGGACAGAATCCACCCTACTGCCTGGGTTCAGACCTCACCTCCCCACTGTGTGACTTTAATAAAGGGacttcccctctctgtgcctcagtgtgctcatctgtcaaatgggaataacaatggcacctacttcataaggttgctatgaggattcaatgagataatattttatgACATGCTTAGAATAGTTCCTGACAAAGTAAACACTACATACATGGGAGCTGctgctattatcattattattattattattactattattattattaatttattattttctccagcTTTCTCAGCCACCAGCAGGCCAGGCTATCAGGAGATCTTCCCACAcccatgcacacgcacacacaaaatgcaaaaacataTTCATTCAACCCTCTAAATGCAGGGATCATTTCATATCTTGATATATTCTTGTATCCTTTACTGATATCATGAGGAAACCCTGCCTTCCCAACCACCTTAACCATCCTAAGAATGAATGTCTCTTGGCGTAAAACCCCTACCTGCTCCCCAGAGCCACCTGGCCACCGCAAGCCCTCACCCAACTTTGATGTTCCTGACCTTGTCATCACTCCCCAGCCTTGGGAAGAGTGGTGGGCACCTGGTCCTTCAGGAAACTGTCATCCCCTGAACTGAAATCCATGCAAGGCAGGGTTCCAGACCCCCAGCTGGCTGACAGCGAGCCCCATCACcccatatctctctctctctctgaagcctTACGGCTCTACTCACCTCTCTTCAGGGAGTCAGGGCCTGGGCCAGCACCTGCAAAGGAACACAACCACCTTGTTAGCATCGTTCTGGCTCTTCTCTGGGCACCAGATCCTGCCTTGGAGACCATCCCAGTCAAGGAAGTCCCTGGTGTGATCACTCTCTCAGTCCTCCTGTGGCGGGGTTTGCATAGTCTCACAGGAACCCAGAAGTCCTCTCTGGAATCCTAGGAGATCAGGCCTCAGGGCTGTTCACCCTCAAAAGCCCAGGAGTCGAGGACTTTAGCCCTTTGTCCTCTGGGGTTTCAGGAGCCAAGAACCCTAGCTCCCTCCTCTCTCTGACCCAAGAGTCCAGACCAGACCCCTGGCCCTCCTTTAAAACCCAAGAGTTTACATCCCAGCCCCTCAACTACAAAGTCCTGAAAGGTACCAAGAGCTGGAGAAGGGCCCAAGTTGCCCATCCTTGCCATGATACCATTGCCCACACCAACATGTGTGGCCATGTCAGAACCCACACAAGCCCACAACCCCAGTCTCTACATCTGGATTTCTATGAATACAGCAACATGATCTGTGTGCCCGCCGCCCTCTATGGGCATTTGGCCTGGCACATGGACACACTGTATCCAGGGACCCCAGCATACCAGAGGTCATGCCACATGGGCCTCAAACCCACTGAGCCCAGAAGTAGGGACAGCCTTGTGCCAGGGCACAGACACACGTGTCCTTCACATACATGTCTGAACACACACAACCCCACTCCCCAGAGACCAACACCAAAACACAAACAGACAACATAGATGGATACATACCCTCAAGGTTGACACACCTGCATGCAACAACACACGTACAAGACTGACTCTGCCATGCACgttcacacacacaaatgcac
The sequence above is drawn from the Macaca thibetana thibetana isolate TM-01 chromosome 19, ASM2454274v1, whole genome shotgun sequence genome and encodes:
- the LRFN1 gene encoding leucine-rich repeat and fibronectin type III domain-containing protein 1, producing MAPGPFSSALLSPPPAALPFLLLLWAGASRGQPCPGRCICQNVAPTLTMLCAKTGLLFVPPAIDRRVVELRLTDNFIAAVRRRDFANMTSLVHLTLSRNTIGQVAAGAFADLRALRALHLDSNRLAEVRGDQLRGLGNLRHLILGNNQIRRVESAAFDAFLSTVEDLDLSYNNLEALPWEAVGQMVNLNTLTLDHNLIDHIAEGTFVQLHKLVRLDMTSNRLHKLPPDGLFLRSQGTGPKPPTPLTVSFGGNPLHCNCELLWLRRLTREDDLETCATPEHLTDRYFWSIPEEEFLCEPPLITRQAGGRALVVEGQAVSLRCRAVGDPEPVVHWVAPDGRLLGNSSRTRVRWDGTLDVTITTLRDSGTFTCIASNAAGEATAPVEVCVVPLPLMAPPPAAPPPLTEPGSSDIATPGRPGANDSAAERRLVAAELTSNSVLIRWPAQRPVPGIRMYQVQYNSSVDDSLVYRMIPSTSQTFLVNDLAAGRAYDLCVLAVYDDGATALPATRVVGCVQFTTAGDPAPCRPLRAHFLGGTMIIAIGGVIVASVLVFIVLLMIRYKVYGDGDSRRVKGSRSPPRVSHVCSQTNGAGAAQAPALPVQDRYEALREVESQAAPAVEAKALAAEAASAEPEAVLGRSLGGSATSLCLLPSEETSGEESWATGGPRRSRSGALGPPTSAPPTLALVPGGAAARQRSQQRYSFDGDYGALFQSHSYPRRARRTKRHRSTPHLDGAGGGAAGEDGDLGLGSARARLAFTSTEWMLESTV